The following coding sequences are from one Triticum dicoccoides isolate Atlit2015 ecotype Zavitan chromosome 4A, WEW_v2.0, whole genome shotgun sequence window:
- the LOC119286631 gene encoding protein tas-like, which produces MQQMALSAFVTTPSSSYSNNLPGLTARRSQRWHARRLRSKVRAQAQQELQYKKLGDSDLLVSEITLGTMTFGEQNTEKEAHDMLSYSFDQGINILDTAEMYPVPTKKETQGRTDLYIGRWMQSKPRDKVILATKVSGYSERSTYLRDNAEVVRVDAANIKESVEKSLSRLSTDYIDLLQIHWPDRYVPIFGEFSYNSTKWRPSVPFEDQLKAFQELIDEGKVRYIGVSNESSYGVMEFVQAAKLQGLPKIVSIQNSYSLIVRCRFEVDLVEVCHPNNCNVGLLAYSPLAGGVLSGKYLDANSAGAKRSRLNLFPGYMERYNASLAKEATDEYVKLAKKHGLTPVQLALGFVRDRPFTASTIIGATTMDQLKENIDAFTSAPRPLPPQVLDDIEILFKKYKDPAIL; this is translated from the exons ATGCAACAAATGGCGCTATCTGCGTTCGTCACGACCCCCTCCTCGTCATATAGCAATAACTTACCGGGGTTGACTGCCCGCCGGTCTCAAAGATGGCACGCGAGACGCCTGCGCAGCAAGGTTCGAGCGCAGGCACAACAAGAGTTGCAGTATAAGAAGCTTGGAGATTCAGACCTTCTTGTCAGCGAGATTACTCTTGGAACA ATGACTTTTGGGGAGCAAAACACAGAGAAGGAAGCACATGATATGCTTTCTTATTCTTTTGATCAGGGCATCAATATCCTGGACACTGCAGAAATG TATCCAGTTCCAACAAAGAAGGAAACTCAAGGGCGGACTGATCTATATATAGGCAGGTGGATGCAATCCAAGCCACGAGACAAG GTGATTCTAGCCACCAAAGTTTCTGGTTATTCAGAGCGATCTACTTATCTTCGGGATAATGCAGAGGTGGTACGTGTCGATGCCGCCAATATCAAGGAAAGTGTTGAAAAGAGTCTTTCACGTTTATCTACAGACTACATTGATTTGCTTCAGATACACTG GCCCGATAGGTATGTGCCAATATTTGGCGAATTCAGTTATAATTCAACCAAATGGAGGCCAAGCGTTCCATTTGAGGATCAATTGAAAGCTTTCCAGGAGCTAATTGATGAAGGAAAG GTACGCTATATCGGTGTTTCCAATGAAAGCTCATATGGAGTAATGGAGTTTGTACAGGCTGCCAAACTTCAAGGACTTCCAAAGATTGTGAGCATCCAGAACAGTTATAGTCTAATTGTGAGATGCCGCTTTGAAG TTGATCTTGTTGAGGTCTGCCACCCAAATAACTGCAATGTGGGGCTGCTTGCCTACTCCCCACTGGCGGGTGGCGTTCTCAGCGGAAAGTATCTTGATGCTAACTCTGCTGGTGCAAAGAGGAGCAGGCTGAATCTCTTCCCGGGATACATGGAGCGCTACAACGCGTCTTTGGCTAAA GAAGCAACGGACGAGTATGTCAAGCTTGCCAAGAAGCATGGGCTAACACCGGTCCAGCTTGCCCTCGGCTTTGTGCGTGACCGCCCTTTCACAGCTAGCACCATCATAGGAGCGACCACCATGGATCAGCTAAAGGAGAACATCGATGCATTTACCAGCGCTCCGCGGCCTCTGCCACCGCAAGTCCTCGAtgacattgagattcttttcaagaAATACAAAGATCCAGCAATCCTCTAG